DNA sequence from the Bacillus pumilus genome:
GTCAGCTCGGCATGATTATGCTCATGCTTGGCGTCGGCGCAGCTGCGATTCATGAAAACAACTCTGCCTTTTTTGGCGCAGCCGTTCTTGCTGCTATTTTTCACCTCATTAACCATGCTACGTTTAAAGGCAGTCTCTTTATGGCAGCAGGTATTATCGATCACGAAACAGGTACTCGTGACATTCGGAAATTAGGTGGTTTAATGACCATCATGCCGATTACCTTTACGATTACGCTAATCGGTACATTTTCAATGGCTGGACTACCGCCATTTAACGGCTTCTTAAGTAAAGAGCTGTTTTTCACAAGTATGTTACGTATTTCTGAGATCAACTTTACAGATATTTCGACATGGGGCGCTATTTTTCCAGCAATTGCTTGGCTCGCTAGTGTCTTTACGTTCATTTACAGTATGATGCTTCTCTTTAAAACATTTAGAGGCAATCTTCAGTTAGATCAATTAGAGAAAAAGCCGCATGAAGCACCAATTGGCATGCTCATCCCGCCAATCATTCTCGCTGCACTTGTGGTCACTTTCTTCTTTTTCCCAAATATTCTAGCTTATTCTGTCATTGAACCTGCAATTGCAGCCATTATCCCTGATGCGATTGATCCTGGAAAACGCATTGTTGTCAAAATTGAAGCATGGCACGGCTTTAAGCCAGAGCTCTATATGACAATGGGTGTTGTCGCTTTAGGAATCATCGGATATTTGACGTTGTCAAAATGGCGTCCAATGTACAATATATTTAAGGAAAAATGGTCATTTAACACGTTATACGATCGTTCTCTAATCGGTTTAGAAAAAGGTTCATACCGCCTGACAAACAGTTATATGACCGGTTTCCTTCGTGATTACCTTGTCTATGTGTTTGGGTTCATGATTATTGTACTTGGCAGCGTGATGTTCTATCAGCAAGCTTTCTCATTTGAAACAGAAAAAGCTGCGCCAATTGGCACGTATGAAGCCATTCTTTCACTTGTGATGGTGGCGGCGACGGTCACGACCGTATTCGCCCGCTCACGCTTAACTGCCATTATTGCTCTAGGTGTCATGGGATACACGCTGTCATTATTCTTCGTGATTTTCAGGGCACCTGACCTTGCCCTGACACAGCTGATTATTGAAACGATTTCTGTCGCACTGTTTTTACTTTGCTTCTATCATTTACCGAAGCTGAGCTTGAAGCAAAAAACGAGAAAATTCAAATTAACCAATTTGATCATTTCAATAGGTGTTGGTCTCACTGTCACTTGTCTTGCTTTTGCTTCCACAAGTCAGCAGTCACTTGAGTCCATTTCAACTTACTTTATTGAAAACAGCTATAAACTTGCTGGCGGCGACAACATTGTCAATGTCATTCTTGTAGATTTCAGGGGCTTTGATACACTCTTTGAAATTACCGTACTTGCCATTGCGGCACTCGGTATTTATGGATTATTAAAGGCACAGGCACAAGGAAAACGGAAGAGAGGCGTGCGGCGATGAGGAAGATTGATACGAATGATATGCTCTTACAAGTCACAACAAAAATCACAGCATTCATCATCTTGCTTTTTTCCCTTCACTTATTTCTTGCGGGACATAACAATCCTGGCGGGGGGTTCATTGGCGGCCTGATGAGTGCCAGTGCTGTCGTCCTTCTGCTTTTAGCCTACGATCTGAAAACAGTGAGACGTATTCTGCCCTTTAACTTTATTTATGTTGCAGCGACCGGGCTGCTCGTCGCGATCCTGACGGGTATGGGATCCTTTCTATTCGGTGCACCTTTTCTATCCCATGCATTTGATTATTTTCAACTGCCGTTTTTAGGGAAAACAGAACTGGCGACAGCCGTACTGTTTGATATCGGTGTATATTTAGTTGTTGTCGGTGTCACCATGACCATTATTCAAACGATTGGAGAGAAGGAATAATGGAATTTCTAATGTCTATTATCGTCGGTATTATTTTTATGGCGGCGACCTATTTAATGCTTTCAAAAAGCCTTCTACGGGTCATCGTCGGTACTGCTGTTTTAAGTCACGGCGTCCATTTGCTTCTTTTGACAATGGGCGGCTTAAAAAAAGGAGCTCCACCTATTTTAAAAGAGGGGCTCACATCCTATGTAGATCCATTACCACAAGCATTAATTTTAACAGCCATTGTCATTGCTTTTGGTGTGACATCCTTTTTACTTGTCATGGCCTTCCGTGCCTTCCAAGAGCTGCGAACAGATGACATGGATCAAATGAGAGGAAATGATCAGCATGAATAATCTCGTGATCCTGCCAATTTTAATTCCATTATTAGCTGCTACACTATTGATCTTTATGAATAAGAACATCATGCTGTCGAGAGGCTTTAGTGTGTTTGCTTCGCTCTTAGCCATTGTCTGTAATGTGTATTTAGTCCAAACCATCTTTACTAATGGGATTCAAACTCTCTATTTAGGAGGCTGGAAAGCACCATTTGGGATTGCCCTTGTGGCCGATCAGTTTGCTGCGCTCCTTGTGCTCACCGCTTCCGTTGTTGGGCTAGTGACAGTTCTATTCTCCTTTCAAACAATTGGGAAGGAAAAGGAGCGGCTTTTCTATTACTCTGGCGTACAATTTTTGTTAGCTGGCGTAAGTGGGGCCTTTTTAACGGGCGATATTTTTAACCTGTTTGTCTTTTTTGAGTTGCTGCTAATGGCGTCTTATATGCTCATTGTGTTAGGCGGATCAAAGCCTCAGCTTCGAGAATCACTCAAATATATTGTATTTAATATCATCTCGTCGGCATTATTTATTGTCGGTGTCGCTTGCTTATATGCAGTCACGGGCACTTTGAATATGGCTGATTTAAGCGTGAAAATAGCTGAATCAGGGCAAACAGGATTAATCACTGTCATTTCTATTCTGTTTCTCATTGTATTTGGCTTAAAAGCTGGGATCTTCCCGCTTTATTTCTGGCTGCCAGGATCATATCATGCACCGCCAGCGGCTATTTCTGCTCTATTTGGTGCACTGCTGACAAAGGTTGGCTTATATGCGATTGCCAGAGTCTTTACGTTAATTTTTATACATGATACAGGGTTTACACATACACTCATGGCTTGGTTTGCCGCACTAACGGTGATATTCGGTGTGATTGGCTCTATTGCCTATTCTGATGTGCAAAAGATCGTCATCTATAACATTGTCACAGCAGTTGGGGTCATTTTGTTTGGGATTGCAGCCAATACACCCGCCTCACTCCAAGGGGCCATTTATTATCTCATTCATGACATGGTGATTAAAGGCGCTTTATTTATGCTGGCAGGTGCACTCTTTGTATACGCTGGCACAAACCACTTGAAAAAGATGGGCGGACTGATTCAATCTCAGCCTTTACTAGGGTGGATGTTTTTCATTTCGGCTTTATCCCTAGCAGGAATTCCTCCTCTGAGTGGGTTTGTTGGAAAGCTAAAGATTGTAGAAGGTGGATTTTCTGCTGGACACATGACCTTTTCTATCCTTGTCTTAATGTCCAGCCTTCTTGTCCTGTATTCGATTATGAGGATCTTCATACTCGCATTTTGGGGCGAGGATCAAGATATGCGAAGAAGGAAACCGTCGATTAAAGGAATGGTGTACCCTGGCGTACTGCTTGTGATCTTGTCGCTTGCCATTGGGTTAGGGACAGAGTTCATTGCCCCTTATATCAATCAAGCAGCGGAAATGCTCTCAACACCAGAAAAATATATTCAAGCTGTGCTGAAGGAGTAGATGAACATGGCCTTTCAAATATTACTAAACGCTCTCCTCGCCTTTACATGGATGTTTATGAATGATACATACAGAGCCGCAGACTTTGTATCAGGCTTTGTACTAGGGATGGTCGCCATTTTTATGCTTCGGCGGTTTTTCCCGCAGCGTTTTTACGGCTATGCCCTGTTTGCGATTTTCAAGCTCGTCATGATATTTATTCGAGAGCTGCTTCTTGCCAATTTAAGTGTATTAAAGACCGTATTATCTCCAAAGCTCACCATTAAGCCCGGTATTTTCGCCTTTCGTACAGACTTGAAAACGGATTGGGAAATCACCATACTGGCTAATATGATTACATTGACACCAGGCACACTCGTCATTGATATTTCTGATGATCGTTCCATTTTATACATTCATGCGATGGATATTGAAGATGCAGAAAAAGCCATTCACGATATCCGGGTTTCATTTGAAAAAGCGATTCAGGAGGTGAGCGGTAAGTAATGGAGCTCATATTACAAATTTCACTTGGCATTCTTGCACTGTCCACCTTTCTTTTTGTGATACGGGTTATCAAAGGTCCCTCTATTCCTGATCGTGTAAGTGCGCTTGATGCGATAGGAATCAATTTAATTGGGATGACAGCTATCGTTTCTATTTTGCTGAAAACGACAACGTTCTTTGAAATTATTTTACTGCTCGGTATCCTTGCCTTTATCGGCACTGTCGCTTTTTCCAAATTCCTTGAGAAAGGGGAAGTGATTGAAAATGATCGTCATCGCTAAAGCTATTGTCATTTTCTTTATCCTGCTCGGCGCCATCCTTTGTCTCATTTCAGCCATTGGCGTTCTTCGCCTGCCGGATGTTTATACACGTATGCATGCTGCATCAAAAGCATCGACACTTGGTGTTGTCCTCATATTAGTTGGGGTATTCTTTCACGAATGGTTTCTTGCAGGCATTATTTCTGCGAAGATTCTACTTGGGATTGTCTTTATCTTTTTAACAGCTCCGGTCGGCGCACACTTGATCGGAAGAGCCGCCTACAATACTGGTGTCAAGATGGACAAACGAAGTGTACAAGATGATTATGGTGGTTTTCGTAACTTCGTGATTAAACGCAAAGAAGACTCGTACTTATAAACCGAAAGAAGGACCTCACATGTGGGGTCCTTTCTTTTATTTCTATGGAAAAACCTTTTTATGAATCAATCCAACCTAAAAAAGCTTCCGCTGCACCGGGAGCTTTTTTATATGCGATCAATGACAGCAAGTGTGCATCTTGACGTACAGATGTGCCGGTCTCGATCATCTTTAATATCAATTTGAAATACCATTGTACGGCGCCCGACATGTACAGGAACAGCCGTCGCTGTCACTACTCCATCACGTACAGATTTTAAGTGATTGGCATTGATTTCAATCCCTGAGCAAACTTGCTGAGTTAAGTCTAAATGAGCCGCAGCTCCCATGCTTGCCACTGTTTCTGCTAGAGCAGCAGAAGCTCCTCCGTGCAGCAGTCCAAATGGCTGTTTTGTTCTGTGATCAACTGGCATTGTCGCTACGCATCGAGACTCATTACACTCTACAATCTCAATCCCCAGTGCCTCAAGCAGTGTATTTGATCCACTCACTTCCATCAGGGTTCTCTCCCTTCACACGTTTACAGCACACTTTCAGATTTTGCAATTAACACCGCTTCGGTTCGAGAGCCAACATTCAGCTTATTAAAGATGGACGTCAAGCTGTATTCAATCGAGCGTTTGCTCAAATGCAGCACATCGGCAATCTCTTGGTTCGTGTATCCTTTTTCCACTTCTCTGAGGATCAAACACTCTCGCTCTGTTAACAGCTCGTGATCGGTCTCCTGCGCCTGTTCTGGCTTTTCTTGCTGCTGTGAAATTAATTTCTTTAAATAGGATAGCTGAATGACAACTTCTCCTTGCAATGTGCGGTGTATGTATTCAATAATTTTGTCTTTTGTCTCTGTTTTACTAATTGCACCGTGCAATCCAGCCCGAATGGCCTCTTCAAAATAATCATCTACTTCATACCCTGTATAAATGATGATTTTCACTTGTTGGTTGGTTTCTAGAATTTGTTTCGCAATGTCCATTCCATTGATATCCCCGAGATTTAAATCCATCAAAATCACATCATAGATGGAAAAGTCATGCGTCTTTAAAAAGGCGGCTTCTGCATCAGGACTTAAACAATCGACTGATAGCTGCTGATCTGATTCTAATATGCTTTTTGTCCCTTCCATGACAGCCGGATGATCATCAATGACCAATATCTTCTTCATGTCTTCCTCCCTTTAAATCACTCACTTCCATTTTATATAAAAGACTTGGCAGATGCCAAGTCTTATTCCTTAATAAATCGTTACAATTCCATTTCAATTTTCACCTTCAGCCCTTTTTCAGGTGCTGTGTGAATGTGAAGCTTCCCATTTAACGCCTTGACTCGTTCTCTGATGCCAGAAAGGCCCATGCTCATGGTGTGCTGATCAAGATGTCTTGCGTCAAACCCAACTCCATCATCCTCGTAGTGAAGAACAACCTGATCTTTAATACAAATCAGCATTACGAGCACTTGGCTGGCTTGAGAATGTTTCAAGGCATTGGATAACAGCTCCTGAACAATTCGGTAAATATTGAGCTGGGAGTCAATATCAATGTCCAGCTCCTTATCAAAGCGTGTCGTATTCAGCCGAATATGAAATGGTGCTTCCTCCTGAATTTGAGAAGTCAGCTTCGATATCGCCTTCACTAAACCTAAATCGTACAGCAGCTGCGGCCGAAGTTCATGACACGTTTCTCTCGTCGTTTGAATCACCTTAGACATTTGCTCATTCCATGAGATAAGCGATTGTTCAATAGAAGTCGGGCATTGGTCATTTTGGAAATTCGTTAAAAACATCTCTGACTGCCTTTTCAGTGATATCAAATCCTGCAGCACAGAATCATGAAGATCTCTTGCTAAATCTGATCGCTGCTTTTCTTCCATCGCAAACATGACTTTTTTCAGCCAAGCTGGATTCGCTTCACGCTGCTTCAAATCTTCAAGATGCTCCATCAATTCTTCAATCTTGACGACATTTTCTAAACTGACACTTGTATAAAATGCCAATGTTTTCAGCCAAGAAATCTCATCACGCGTCAATTTTGGTATCCGTAAATTAGATAAACAGCAAATCACAAAAGAGTGACCGCCCCGCTCGCCAATTTTCATCATGAACCCTTTATCAAGCCCGACGATTTTTCCAACTTCACCTAATAATTCTTGAAATTGGTCTACATACTTTTTCCATAGCTCACTATCACCTGAAGATTCATCAATCTCTTCTATTTGTCCATCTGGCTTCACTTCAAGCACAAAGGCTTTATTAACAACTAGCACTTCTAAAATGGTGTATTTCAAATGATATAACACTTGGTGAAGTGATGATGCCTCGCGAATGAGCTGCGTAAATTTAAACACACTGTCCTGATAATTATGCTTCTCTGAAAAACGCTTCAGGCGAAAGCAAAAATCGATGATTTCTTTAAAGTAAAAGACTGTCAACATAAGAATATACGTGATAATCGTAAACTTCACTGTATAAAAGTTAGCACTAGGTTTTTGAATGAAATCAAATATGATAACCACTACTATAGTTGGTGTAATGGCTAAAAGGCAGTAATATTTGATCCTCCCCATAAAGAAATCCACATTATACAATTTATTTGACATAAATTGATAGACTAAGAAAAACGGAATTAATAATGCAAACGAAGCAAGAATATAAGGCGAAATAAAATACTTATGAAAAAAATATGGAATGATAAAGAACAGCATAAAAGGACTGAATGACGTGATTAAGACAAGTCCAAATGCACTAAGGACATTACCAATTTCCGTGCCTTTCCACCTTTTAGCTGATCTGAATGTGATAATAATCGTAATAAATGCAAGTGCAAAAAACGAAAGTAAGTTGAAAGCAGCTAAAACCATATTTTTAAAATAAATTTCTAAAACAAGATTTATAAATGGAACTGCATACAAAGAAAGAAGCACACGTACACTAATAATTTTCGTACCCAATTCCTTCAAATACTGATACATAAAGTGCATATATAAAGGAGGTACACAAGTCATCGTAGAAATGACGATAAAACCACTAATATACTCACCTTTACCAGAACCACCAGAACTGACATATGCTACAGCAACAGCCAATAAAAAAAGGGCAAGAATATATGCAGACTCTTTTTTCCTAGATTTGTTGATTTTTAAAATCATAAATATACAAAATAGACAGATTGAATAAAAAATGATCGGTATTAAGTAGATAAATAGATTTTCTTGACTTAATAACCTCACATTCTCTATGACAATTTCATCACCATGTCTATCAACAACTAAACTTTTGACGTTTGCTAAATAACCTCTTCTTACTTCTTCGGTTGGTTCTTTATTACCGTTCACTTCAAGGATGATATCGCCTTTTCTAACACCAGCATAATAACTGTCTGTAAAATCAACAACATCCTCTATTTCAAGTTGTCCGTCACTATTCACCGAAACGACTGCTCCTACAAAGATATTAAACACATTGATGTAAGAAATATAAATCACATAAATGAAGCTAAGGATGATTAAAATAACAGTTAATTTCGAGTAAAATTTTTGCATAGAGCCTCAATAATCACCAGCATCTCTCCATTTTTTTGATCTAATGGTATCTTCTTTCTGAAAACCTTCAACAATAATACTCGCAGTCACTTGATCAACGTGAAGTAACGATGCATTTCCATTAGCAACTTGCTTTAACGCCGAGGGGTTTCCCACTAGATAACTAACCAGTTTCTGAATGTTCATCTTCTCCATCTCCAATTAAAAAGAGTAACAGCTTTTCCTTTTTAGAAGCCTCTAAATGTAGTTTCTTGAATGATTCTTTAAACTTATTTCTGAGGAGGTTTCTCATAATAAATACATATTGTTGAACACCAGATTCTTTTAATTTATCCTTGAATTCTTCAGAACCTATGCTCTTATTCTCTGATTGAAAATAACTGAACAAGCCTGAACTGGATGGGTTAAATTCATTTTTTAAATAGACAAGCGGTAGTGTTTGCATTCTTTTAAAATCAATATTCTCTTTATTAAAAAGACCTAAATAGTCATTTTCAAGCTGTTCTGCCATACCTAGATAATACGCATATTCTTCTACATTCTTTTCAAAAGAACCTGTTGCCAAAATAACCCCTAACACACAGGGTAACACAAACAGTGATCCTGCTTTTGACTTCATGATATCTAAACAATCCTGCTCATTCTTCGGCTCCAGTGTCATATCCATATGCTGCCCTTGCATTGACTGAATGGAATAGGAATATACATTGTTTAACAGCTCTGTTGCATGGTCGAGCATTGAAAAGACTTCAAAACTCAATGTAAAAAGAACATTCGCCGCATTAATCGCAATTCCGCTCTGACGCTTCATCCAAGGATACGAATCTTTATCCTGATCTTCGATATCATCTAATATATCGGCTGATAAGATGAGAAGTTCAATCCCTGCTGCCAATTGTGTAATCGCTTGCTTGTCTTGTCCGCCAAATGCCTCATAATGCTTGTAAGCCAATTGCCCAAAGGGAAATTCATTCTTTATATCTGTAAATTCTAGAAGCAGTTGTTGTAAATCTTTCTGCCTGACTGCATGTTGAATAAAATCAGACATATTCTGCTTGATTTTTGTATTCTCTAGATAGTTTAGCATACTCGGTCTTGTCCCTCACCCTTCCGCCTTTTATTTTACTAAAAAGACATGAGCAAATGTCCACTGACATCACTATTTAACAATTATATAATAATATATCCTTTTTTTGTATGTATTTGGATAAAAAAAAGACTTGATGATTATCAAGTCTTTAAGAAATTTTCACATATTCATATTTGTCGTATTGATCAATGCTTTTGTTAATGTTATGAAGAGAAGCCGTTGTTTCTCTAATTTCGTTTTCAAGTTTCCATAATAATTGTTTAAGTTCTTCGATTTCATACTTTTCCATCGATTCCACTCTCCTTTTTTGGAAGATCAATGTATTTGTGTATGGTGATTGGGTCATAAGTATTTGATCTGTTACTAACAGTGTAAATGTAATTGAGTATTTTTTCACCGAAAAGTATGCACAAAATGTGT
Encoded proteins:
- a CDS encoding Na+/H+ antiporter subunit A encodes the protein MQLIHFAILSPFLLAFVVPFLFKYVRRIHTGWFVLILPILLFTYFIQMLHITSNGRTLFSQAEWIPSLGMNFTVYVDGLSLLFALLITGIGALVVLYSIFYLSKEKEQLGSFYTYLLMFMTAMLGVVLSDNMVVLYLFWELTSISSFLLIGYWYKRERSRYGATKSLLITVFGGLAMLGGFILIYLITDSFSIREAVNQLQLIMASPYFIPAMILILLGAFTKSAQFPFYIWLPDAMEAPTPVSSYLHSATMVKAGIYLVARFSPIFAISEVWFWTISIVGLITLFWGSFHAVRQNDLKAILAYSTVSQLGMIMLMLGVGAAAIHENNSAFFGAAVLAAIFHLINHATFKGSLFMAAGIIDHETGTRDIRKLGGLMTIMPITFTITLIGTFSMAGLPPFNGFLSKELFFTSMLRISEINFTDISTWGAIFPAIAWLASVFTFIYSMMLLFKTFRGNLQLDQLEKKPHEAPIGMLIPPIILAALVVTFFFFPNILAYSVIEPAIAAIIPDAIDPGKRIVVKIEAWHGFKPELYMTMGVVALGIIGYLTLSKWRPMYNIFKEKWSFNTLYDRSLIGLEKGSYRLTNSYMTGFLRDYLVYVFGFMIIVLGSVMFYQQAFSFETEKAAPIGTYEAILSLVMVAATVTTVFARSRLTAIIALGVMGYTLSLFFVIFRAPDLALTQLIIETISVALFLLCFYHLPKLSLKQKTRKFKLTNLIISIGVGLTVTCLAFASTSQQSLESISTYFIENSYKLAGGDNIVNVILVDFRGFDTLFEITVLAIAALGIYGLLKAQAQGKRKRGVRR
- a CDS encoding Na(+)/H(+) antiporter subunit B, whose product is MRKIDTNDMLLQVTTKITAFIILLFSLHLFLAGHNNPGGGFIGGLMSASAVVLLLLAYDLKTVRRILPFNFIYVAATGLLVAILTGMGSFLFGAPFLSHAFDYFQLPFLGKTELATAVLFDIGVYLVVVGVTMTIIQTIGEKE
- a CDS encoding Na(+)/H(+) antiporter subunit C; amino-acid sequence: MEFLMSIIVGIIFMAATYLMLSKSLLRVIVGTAVLSHGVHLLLLTMGGLKKGAPPILKEGLTSYVDPLPQALILTAIVIAFGVTSFLLVMAFRAFQELRTDDMDQMRGNDQHE
- a CDS encoding Na+/H+ antiporter subunit D — encoded protein: MNNLVILPILIPLLAATLLIFMNKNIMLSRGFSVFASLLAIVCNVYLVQTIFTNGIQTLYLGGWKAPFGIALVADQFAALLVLTASVVGLVTVLFSFQTIGKEKERLFYYSGVQFLLAGVSGAFLTGDIFNLFVFFELLLMASYMLIVLGGSKPQLRESLKYIVFNIISSALFIVGVACLYAVTGTLNMADLSVKIAESGQTGLITVISILFLIVFGLKAGIFPLYFWLPGSYHAPPAAISALFGALLTKVGLYAIARVFTLIFIHDTGFTHTLMAWFAALTVIFGVIGSIAYSDVQKIVIYNIVTAVGVILFGIAANTPASLQGAIYYLIHDMVIKGALFMLAGALFVYAGTNHLKKMGGLIQSQPLLGWMFFISALSLAGIPPLSGFVGKLKIVEGGFSAGHMTFSILVLMSSLLVLYSIMRIFILAFWGEDQDMRRRKPSIKGMVYPGVLLVILSLAIGLGTEFIAPYINQAAEMLSTPEKYIQAVLKE
- a CDS encoding Na+/H+ antiporter subunit E; this encodes MAFQILLNALLAFTWMFMNDTYRAADFVSGFVLGMVAIFMLRRFFPQRFYGYALFAIFKLVMIFIRELLLANLSVLKTVLSPKLTIKPGIFAFRTDLKTDWEITILANMITLTPGTLVIDISDDRSILYIHAMDIEDAEKAIHDIRVSFEKAIQEVSGK
- a CDS encoding Na(+)/H(+) antiporter subunit F1, giving the protein MELILQISLGILALSTFLFVIRVIKGPSIPDRVSALDAIGINLIGMTAIVSILLKTTTFFEIILLLGILAFIGTVAFSKFLEKGEVIENDRHR
- the mnhG gene encoding monovalent cation/H(+) antiporter subunit G, which encodes MIVIAKAIVIFFILLGAILCLISAIGVLRLPDVYTRMHAASKASTLGVVLILVGVFFHEWFLAGIISAKILLGIVFIFLTAPVGAHLIGRAAYNTGVKMDKRSVQDDYGGFRNFVIKRKEDSYL
- a CDS encoding hotdog fold thioesterase; translated protein: MEVSGSNTLLEALGIEIVECNESRCVATMPVDHRTKQPFGLLHGGASAALAETVASMGAAAHLDLTQQVCSGIEINANHLKSVRDGVVTATAVPVHVGRRTMVFQIDIKDDRDRHICTSRCTLAVIDRI
- a CDS encoding response regulator transcription factor is translated as MKKILVIDDHPAVMEGTKSILESDQQLSVDCLSPDAEAAFLKTHDFSIYDVILMDLNLGDINGMDIAKQILETNQQVKIIIYTGYEVDDYFEEAIRAGLHGAISKTETKDKIIEYIHRTLQGEVVIQLSYLKKLISQQQEKPEQAQETDHELLTERECLILREVEKGYTNQEIADVLHLSKRSIEYSLTSIFNKLNVGSRTEAVLIAKSESVL
- a CDS encoding ATP-binding protein; amino-acid sequence: MQKFYSKLTVILIILSFIYVIYISYINVFNIFVGAVVSVNSDGQLEIEDVVDFTDSYYAGVRKGDIILEVNGNKEPTEEVRRGYLANVKSLVVDRHGDEIVIENVRLLSQENLFIYLIPIIFYSICLFCIFMILKINKSRKKESAYILALFLLAVAVAYVSSGGSGKGEYISGFIVISTMTCVPPLYMHFMYQYLKELGTKIISVRVLLSLYAVPFINLVLEIYFKNMVLAAFNLLSFFALAFITIIITFRSAKRWKGTEIGNVLSAFGLVLITSFSPFMLFFIIPYFFHKYFISPYILASFALLIPFFLVYQFMSNKLYNVDFFMGRIKYYCLLAITPTIVVVIIFDFIQKPSANFYTVKFTIITYILMLTVFYFKEIIDFCFRLKRFSEKHNYQDSVFKFTQLIREASSLHQVLYHLKYTILEVLVVNKAFVLEVKPDGQIEEIDESSGDSELWKKYVDQFQELLGEVGKIVGLDKGFMMKIGERGGHSFVICCLSNLRIPKLTRDEISWLKTLAFYTSVSLENVVKIEELMEHLEDLKQREANPAWLKKVMFAMEEKQRSDLARDLHDSVLQDLISLKRQSEMFLTNFQNDQCPTSIEQSLISWNEQMSKVIQTTRETCHELRPQLLYDLGLVKAISKLTSQIQEEAPFHIRLNTTRFDKELDIDIDSQLNIYRIVQELLSNALKHSQASQVLVMLICIKDQVVLHYEDDGVGFDARHLDQHTMSMGLSGIRERVKALNGKLHIHTAPEKGLKVKIEMEL
- the comX gene encoding competence pheromone ComX, translated to MNIQKLVSYLVGNPSALKQVANGNASLLHVDQVTASIIVEGFQKEDTIRSKKWRDAGDY
- a CDS encoding polyprenyl synthetase family protein — its product is MLNYLENTKIKQNMSDFIQHAVRQKDLQQLLLEFTDIKNEFPFGQLAYKHYEAFGGQDKQAITQLAAGIELLILSADILDDIEDQDKDSYPWMKRQSGIAINAANVLFTLSFEVFSMLDHATELLNNVYSYSIQSMQGQHMDMTLEPKNEQDCLDIMKSKAGSLFVLPCVLGVILATGSFEKNVEEYAYYLGMAEQLENDYLGLFNKENIDFKRMQTLPLVYLKNEFNPSSSGLFSYFQSENKSIGSEEFKDKLKESGVQQYVFIMRNLLRNKFKESFKKLHLEASKKEKLLLFLIGDGEDEHSETG
- the degQ gene encoding degradation enzyme regulation protein DegQ → MEKYEIEELKQLLWKLENEIRETTASLHNINKSIDQYDKYEYVKIS